Part of the Falco rusticolus isolate bFalRus1 chromosome 2, bFalRus1.pri, whole genome shotgun sequence genome is shown below.
GGCAGCCAAATGCCGAGTGTCTTGCTCCTCCTAGGCTGTCACAGCAAGACCTGTTGCTGTGTGCCTGTCAAGTTACCTGTGCATATGCTTTGGATACTTCAGTGGGGTGCCACTGGTAACTGGCTAATGCACAGTGATGCTGCTCTTCCTTCAAAATAGTTggtttggagggaaaaaaaagtgtggccCTGTGAAATCTATCTTTCTGGTCAGAAAGCCAGTGTTGAGAGATAGCCAGAGAACTGAGCACATGCTAGTTTTTCCCTCACACCCACAAGGCAGGCTATAGGGCATGTAGGGTTGGGCTCCTTATGGCGGAGTTGTTTTAAGACTGACAGTCCTTTGCCTGAAGCTATCTCCTTTCACTCCATCCTCCATGGGCAGCACCtcctcttttcttgtttttgcCCAATAGCATTCCCTTGGTCTTTGCAAACTCCCTGAAGAGACGGTTATCCTAACAAATGGCAAGCAAAGTCTCTGAGTCATTCTCACTGGCCTGAGCTCTGTCTCGGTTGTTAATTGGGGTTTCAACCCAGCTCTGAATACTTGCAGCAGTGTGTAATCACCAAACTGTGATCTCTGGTTTtaaagcacaacaaaaaaaaccaaaacaatgtAACTTTTGTACTTCACCATGATTCTCCAGGAATCACCAGATGTCAAgccactttattttttctttttgtccgCAAAACAGGTATTCATCAAATAAATCTGTTGTTCACTGGTTTTgttcataatttattttgagcTTGCTGTAGTAGTATTATTGTcagttatttacattttttaaaagtttaataaagGCAAAGATGATTACAGAAAAGATGGGTGATTCAAAAATTCTCTCACTGTCTTTTACCGATGCTTCAATGCTGCCTTAACATTTCTGTGAGGACTAAAATTTGATGATCAATTTTCTCTGCCCTCCCAGCATCATGCCTTTTCTACTAATCTCCCGCAAATATTTGCacattactgttttcttaacATAAATATTGGCAGACAGAAAATATCAAAGTCTTGAATGATGAAAAACACCTCCTCAATTTTAAGTTCAGTCCAAGTATTCAGCATCAATTGTTTGCACTTTCATGCAACCAGctaaaaaaaacaccaccataTGACTTATTTGAGCAACTACAAATGACGAATCAACACAGTTCAATAACAACTAccagaaaaacaatgaaaactgcTCGCAACTTGACGTTTATGTTTTCTAAATGGCCAATGATCCACTAATTAGGACAGATGGTCTAGGATACTGGACAATAGATGCTTTAGGATATCATAATCTACTAGTACATGGTCCACAAGGTGAGAAAGGCTAGATCAGTGGCATTCATCATGCATGACGCACCAAACGTGACTGCTTTACACAATAAAATCTGTTGGCTATTCCTGCGTCACACCTTCACTAACATGTGCTTTCCCAGGGTATTCTGTGTGTAttgtacacacatacatacaaaaaataattacacgGAAGCACTTTCCAGTAATTAGAAAGGAATGTGTTCCCAGAAGCCAGACTTGGGGCATTattccctcctgctctgtgcagaggTAATGCAGTTCCTGCTGCCCCTTCCACCAGAAGCCAACCGACCCTGCAGACCCTCTCCTGTGCACGCccctcctgcagggctgcaatGAGTCACTCAGATCACCAGCTTCTCGATGCTTAAAGTACTTGTTTCATCCTCTTCATTTGAGCCGAAATACCCGGGGAGGTCGAtcatctgctgctctgcctccgTTAAGCCAAAAGTAGTATTGTCATAAAAGGCAAACTCAGGGTCCAAGGGGAAGCTCTGGCACTTGTCCCTTCGGTACTGGGCAGGGCTCACGCCTGGGCCTCTCTGGGAATTATCCTTGCCAGTCGAGCCCGCTTCCTTCCGCCACGCACCTCTGGGGTTAGGTGAAGGGCCCCTCTTACTACGGCTGAGCTCGGGCTTatcagctgccttctcctgacCAGCAGGCTGGCGGTCAGTGATCAGGTCCAGCTTCTTCACCGGGGGACCTGCCCTGTGGTGGCCCTTTGTGCCGTGGCCCTGTGGTTCGCAccccagcacagtgctgtgggGCTGATCCAGCTTTTCACACGTGTGATTGGTGTTCCTCGATTTTGGCCGCGTCCTGTCCTCCAAACCCTGGTCCCACGTTCTGGTCCTGGAGTTGTAGAGGGGAGTCTGTCGGGGGGTGAGGGTGGACATACTTCTCTCTCTGAAAGGCCTGGCCTTTTTGGTTTCATGGAAACTGGCTGTTCTTCTAAACTGCGGGTTTCTGTGACAGCCCCTCTCGGGTAAGTCCCCTCTGTTATCCTGGTGCTTGAAATGAGCTCTTCTTACTAAGGTCTGAGTAGGGCTCATGGCAGGATTGGCCTGTGAGAACGGAAAATCCAGCCTAGGGTGAGAGCTTTCCCCCAGGAATTTGGGCTGACTGGCTGGCTGGTCCAGAAATGGAGATTTGATCCTAAATTTGTTCGCCACTGCCTCCTCTTGGTTCTCCCCACTCAGGGGAAGCATCGTGGTAGCACCAACAACCGTGTCCGTGAGGGGATTCTGAGAGACATGGTACACCTTGGTGGTCTCAGTCAGCCCTTTCTTCTTCAtctctttcagctgctgctgtgccaggcgGTAGCTGAAAATCGGAGGGATTATTTTTTGTGCGTTTGGCTGAAAGTTTTCGCTTCCAGAGGCATCATCTTCTTGGGCAAATTGGAGGCTTCGCCTGTAAGTCAGAGGAATGTTAACAGGGGCATCCCCTCCTTCGGCAAAACTGTCCCGCTGCTTGTTGCCTTGGCAAATGTTCTCCTCATCAGAGTTTTTCCGGAAGCTGGGGGAATGGACGGAGTTTCGGCggacagcagtgctgcacttCTGAGCTCTACAGAGCTTCCTCCAGAGGGTGATGAGAACAGTGGCAAAGATGATGAACAAGCATAGGGAGATACCTGTGACGGTGACtatattatttgctttctggtcCTCTCCTGGCTGGACAGAAGGTGGAGTGGGAGGCCTGATAGCTGTAACAAAGAGCACACATGTCTGTCAGAGTTGCACTGCCATCAGCACTTTGGTATTTTAGGATGGATACgttactgcaaagaaaaaataaccaatTAATACAGTACAGGAAGCTGTCCAACTGCCATTAAAATTTGCTCATTGGAGATGACTTACTACCAATGACTTCAAACTGGCAGGAACAGATCTACTTACTTTACACCAAGGCTCCCATGGACCTTTTCAATGTaatctttactttttcctgttCCGCCATTTCCTTAAGGCACTCCTAAATACGTGTAAAATGGGATAACACTATTTGTCCTCCTTTATGAAGTACATTAAGATCCTCTGGTGAAAGGTGCcgtaaaaggggaaaaaaataacccgACCCACATTAGTACTTCAGGTACCACTTTAGACTTACTTTTAGGATATCTTAAGCGGGCGTGAGATTTGCAGTGAGTCTGAAGAGCAGAGAGACAGCACTAGCATGGGCAGTGTATCTTTTCTAAGGAGTCCTCTGAGGATGGTTCTTCCACTGCTGCCTGATGTCACAGCCCCAGACGCTGAAACCTTCCCCCACTACAGCAGGCTCCCAACTGAGAAGGCCACTGCTCTCATGCCCCTGGCATTCTAGTATTGACACTCTTCTGTTGTGGACTGGAGATGGGCCTTCAAAGAGGGAAGAATATCCTGCAGCCCTCCTTCACTAAGGTAgtggtcagtcactggaacaggctccccagggaagcagtcaCTGCACCAAacctgtcagagttcaaggagcatctggaagATTGTCTTAGTCATGTGGTTTAATTTTAGGTAGCCCTGCGAGGAACAGGGAGCTGGACTCTATGATCCTTacgggtcccttccaacttgagatattaTATGATTCTAATCTGGAATGTGAACATCTCAGAGCTTTCCACATCCCTATTTAAACCTCCACCTGCCCATTGCACCTCATTACAGAAGGCTGAACCAATGAGAGATTAATAATTCTTTTTGTGGATGAGGTCTCTAGCATTTCAGATGCAACCCTGAGCAGAATATAGCACGGTGGAAAGTGGATGATTTGGTGCAGCAGCTAATTTTAGTGTGTGTTAGCACTCCCCAGTTTCTTGTGGCCAAACGTCAGCTGTCAGGCCACAAAAATGCCGTCGGAGGATGAAGCTGCTCAGTTGTAGTTGACAAGAGCTGGCCACAAAGCTGTGAGCTCAGACTGAACCACTTAACAACCCTGTCCCAGTCTCTAGCTTTATCCGGAACCCAAAGCCTTCCATCAGAGTGATAGACAGTCTGTTGTAAAACTTGGCAGgtgctcctgccagcaccacagTGACTGTCCAGGCATAGGAAATGCGTCTGCAGAATAACAAGAAGGAGACACCATGTACTTCCCATAATTCAGAATAATACTCATTCCACAGCAAGCTGGTAGCACGGCGATTAGTTGTGCAGGATGCACAAATGCACTGATGAACACAGACCAGAAGGTCTCAGGCTGCTATGACAACAGACACGCAGGGTGCTGCGCTGGGCAGGAGATCTGTTTCTTTGACTCAGGACCACCCGACAGTCCCAAGCCCTTTGAAAAATCCTGCCATTGGGTTAACTCTGACCTTCATGTCACTCTGAGAGCTTGACATCAGCTTAAAGAACAAGACCACCGCCTGCTGAGTCCTTTTTGGAGGATGTCTAAAACTTGCATTCAGCCCAATGCCACCACGCCAGAGCATGGAACACTGCTGTTGTGGGGCCTGAGCAGGGAGTGAACATGCTGACCTCAGGGAAGAAGGCAGGACCAGCATTTGCTCTGTTCAGTACCACCACAGCGGAGCAATCCCTTCATTGCTCATCCTTCCCTCAGTCCAGTTATTTTCTAAAGACTCCGTTTTCTATCTGTAATGCAGACACTGTGCTGTATTGTTTGGAGTAGAAAGCTAACAGCTAGGGAATGGCGAGGTTTGAAACAGGACTTAGTTGCATAGATTTGCCACTCTCTCCTTCTCATCTACCTCTGCCCCTAGGCTGTGTGCTGGTTTCATTTATTCAGCCATTTGCTCCATCTGCTGGACTAATGACTGCAAACACagttatgctgaaaaaaaagcttGCCTGCTTCAGAAAGGTGCAGACAGtcagggggtggggaagagtgACACTCCCAGCTTGAGATCAGGCAGCAGATGAACACTGTAATATCATGGTGTCAAGTCACTTCTCAAGCACCCTAGGATTCAATGAGATGAAATCATGTAGGTGATTCTGTAAAGAAAGCTGCCTGACATGGGAGCAGGAGTATTAGAAACCACGTGCAAGAGAGAAGCGAGGCAATTCCTCCAGATGATCCCAGGGCAATGGGTGCAGATGTAGGCCTCCTGTGCATCTGTGTTTTCTATATATAAACCCTCTTTATCAACCCATAGACCTCGCTAGAATCTGAGGGTTGTCCAGACCTGCTGAGTACTGTTAGGCTGTATCTCTAACCAGGCTGGCACAGGAAGGCTGATATCTCTGGAAACCACCATATGCATTATACAGTTGCGCACCTGCAGAGAAAGAGTGACACCTCTGAGAAGCACCAGAGTCCTGTCACTTCTGTGCATGTAAAGCAGGGTGCATGCACAAACCCCGTGTCCAGCACATGCTCCACATGCATGGACCATCCTCTGGGGAGCTCTCTGCACTGGGACTGCCCTCAGAGCTCCAGAGGAGTGGGGTGAAATTGCCCAGCAAGGAGCCAAGCCAAATACTGTCCTTACAGACATACCCCTCCGGCAGGTAACAGGAGGCGCGGAATAGCACAGCTCAGTATCAGCTTTAGAAAAATACCAACAACCCCACTGCATTTTGCTGGTGGCATTACTGCCCACAGCATTCTGACTGCTCGGCATAGAGAAGACAACCAGACCTAGAGCAGGGAATCAGTTTTAAGCTGGGGCCCTAAACATTTGACTTGTTCCTCCCTGCTTACACTTGCAGCGTTACAATATAAGCAAACCCACATGGCCAGCATTTTCTAGTCATTAAAAACATCAGACAGTTTAACAACAAGCTGTTTAAACATCCCAAGTGCTGCACAAACACTGACAAAGTGCACTATCTGACTTGATAgaatacaatttttaatattttcccttcGCCTGACCTGTTGTTCAACACAACCCACTTCTTAGAGTGCTCCCGATACATTTCAGTCCTGCCTGTATACTTCTGAGGTCTTCATTCAACAAACACCCTAAAGCTGGTTCAAGCCAAcatctccatttaaaaagtCGTCCTGTGGTCTTCCTGCTCCAGCTACACATTCTCCCCCTCTCCTGTCCTTCCCTTTTCAGTGGCCGTGTGAGAAACAACCTCCCTACTTTCCTAAACTGTCAGTTCTTTAGGTGGCTGCATTCCAGTTCTCCACACAGCACTTTTGCCAGCACAAGAAAGTTCACAGAAGCAGCCAAAACAAGGGGTGAGGCATTGCTCACTTTGCAATAGCTTAAAATATCTGCTAAATTACATCCTGAGAGCTTAGGAGCTTGCACAGTCCCTGggcaccttcccctccccatccctgtcccctgtgGCACCTGTGGGACAGAAGGCATTGATTGGAGCTTGTAGATGAGCCCGTTTCTGAGCAGATGGACCTCTAGGGCCCCTTGGCCCTGCTGTAGCAGCTCTCCAGTTCCAGAGACAGCACCCTCCTTTCCAGCAGGGAGTTTGCAAGAAGCGAAAGTTTAGCATGGACTAAGCACCAGCGCCCTGTTAAAAGGGGCCACTTCTGCCCCTTATGATGGCTGCAAACACTCAGCTatggggctggcacagcctcaTCCAGCCTCACCACGGCCATGTGGCTACTGTAACCCCCTCTCACCTTACAGGACACTTAAGTCTCTTGTATCCGTACCCACTGGCCACCCACCGGCACTGGCCAGTCTGCCCTGTCACTGGCCCACAGTAGtggcaggctggagcagggggagacctggcactgccacctcAAAACTCCCAGAATGGGAACCTCACTGTGGGTCTCAGCTGGAACCAGCCCTCTTTTAATAGGTTTCCACTGCCTGGGGTCTTTGGCTTTCAGTACTGAACATGTTCTGCTAGCCCCAGGATCTCTCCTTCAGCCCTTCTCTGCTCCCTGGCCATGCTGGAGATTTTAAACCCCTTCCATAGCACCCACAGGTTTCAGAAATCTTCTTACACCTTGGAGCCCTATCTCCAGCTGTCCTACAAACACATGTAGGCTCCCACCCTACTCCATCAACTGCAGGAACGTGACACCCCCCCACAATCAATATGACTGAAGGAGAAATCAGATACTTCCATTTTACAAAGCCCTTCTGGTAACAGgccctttgctttttccaggGGAGACATGCAACCACAGGGAAGAGGACAGCAGAGCTACGTACACAAACACTCCTCCAGTGAACACAAGGAAGTCTCCCTCGGTGATCCAGCACAGCCTGGTTTTGCCGGCGAGGAGGTGAGGCACTCTCTGGAGCGCTCCCGGACGCCGTCCCCACAGGTGACACTGCAGGGGCTCCAGGGCTGCCATGGGCTCCACGTTTCTGCAAATACATAAACTCACAGCAATAAGGAATGCATCTGCCTCCTTACCTTTAAAAACACAGCCATTTGCCTTCTCTTATTTGAGAAAACCAGCAATAAATAACCTAACAATCCAAACAGCAACCCCAAAAGAGCAAGCAGCATCCAGGGATCTGCTCCTGTTCCCATCAAGAGTCTGGGGCAAAGcttccactgttttccttttctcactcCAGTGCCAACCAGCAACACAGCAGTCGGTCAACTGGCAGGCAGGTTCTGCCTGGAACAGCAAATGGAAATTAATCCACAGATCTTTGGAATGGGTTAGTAATTTATATATTCATCTAATTCCTGCCTGACAAATAGTGCTTTTACAGCAGGATAACTAAAGTGTAGTTACTCCTGATTTATATGATTGTGAAAGGAGGATGAGCCTACAAGGTCTAATGAAACGGCAATACTGGGgtttttctttattatcttCTCAGCCACACAAACATGTTATTGAATCACTCATTTGACAGCTTACAGGCCCCTATTGCTTATGGTTAGACAATTAACTCAAGATATAATTTTGCaggttcatttatttattttaagtggaGGCAGACTCTAGTTCTAATACTACCTCAAACAttatcattttttaatgtttaatgaaATCCCCCTTTTGCTTAGACAACATCCTCATCCGGTGTTCAACACTCAAACTTTACAGCAGCAAAAACCCAAGAGGGATAAAGGGACCGTTCCTGCCCATATCTGGCAGCTGTGACGCTGAAGCAGGACCACAACTTTAAATTCCAAACTAACGCATGAGTCCAGGTGTAATCTTAAAGGACAAAACCCTGGGGACTCTCCTATGGGTCAGTTGACTTGGTGGCCTGGTTTTGAAATctgccagaaagaaaaacaatacacCACTTAACTCAATTTCACCACTCACAGCTAAAGTGGAAAAacaactaatttaaaaaaaaaaaaaaaaaaaaaaagagaagtagaTTAGGTTTGTTAAAGTTTgctcttttaaataatttatggTGCTGCCACTGCCAACACAGGTCATGATCTTTAATTTTATGACACAGTTGCTTTGCTGCTAGCATGCCCCTGAGCCCTGAGCTCCTGGACAGTGACCAAGTTACCATATCAAAGGACTAGACAGTGTTGCATGACTGGCTTTATGATTTCATGTTATCTTCGTTGCTCTATTGTtactatttttgaaaataacttttaatttttgtctaacaaaaattaaatacagctgTGTTTCAATGAACATGAAATTTTAACTGGTTTGGGCCCTGTCCTATGAATTTTTGTGCGCACGCCAGCAGGAATAACGTTAACACAAGCAGCGTAACAGAACCAGCGGGGCTGGTCTCCTGCGTGCAGGTACTCACCTGCATTGCAGGATGGGGCCCAGAGGGTTTGAGCTTACACTTGTGCTGTCAGCCAAGGCTGTAAAGCGTGTGTGGGCACATACTCACGCACATCTGTGTGCATGCACGTTTGAGTATGTCTGCCTTGCCTAATGCAGAGTAGAAATGGGCATGGCAAGACGCCCTGGTGGTGCTGCGGTTGTAAAGCCCACACAACACCAAGTGACCTCTCTGGCTATTTGCCACTGACTCCACAATACTGTGACATCCATGATCCCAGGCTGTCTTTCACTTTGTGCTTTTCGTGCACCTCTCTGCTTTCGCCCCTCTGTTTCTGGTGCTGGAGAGCTGCTACAGCTGGGGTGAGGAGCCCAGAGGCAGGCTGAGCTTTTGCACTCCTCCTCCAGTTTGCAGTTATGTCAGTTCCCAGTAAAGCGCAAAATGGAGCAAGATTGGATGGTGCGTGGtctcaggaggaaaaggagtCAGAGGATGCCAAGGGGAGGAGAAATGAGGAAGCTTGTTGGGGTAAGGATCTCTCAAAGGTACGACCCTGGACAGTTGCAACGTCACATCAGCTAGCGAGCAGAGCTATTAGcaagggcaggaaggaaaacaggcCATAATTTAGTCAGGGCTCACTGATCCATCCTCCAAAATTACTCAAAAATTACTTCACGGTATCACAGTATTTGGGGATCTCACAACACTTTTCTTCATATCAGTATCATGAAAGactccagcagcatccctcaTCACTAGGCAGAAGGAGGTAGCTCAGCTGGAGAAGCACCTACCTCCTCACAGACTACTTTATGTGAGCAGCTTGATGAGTCTCTACCATATTTTCAGTGTGTGAGCTAGCTCGTTTCCTTCTCTCCACACTCcctgttcatttaaaattctgttaacTACAGTGAGATATAGACCCAGATCCTGAAAGGTTCCAGTTGCCTCCGGTATTAACACTGGTGATAGTGAAGGGTGCTCGGCAGCCTCTGCATTGATGCCTGTGGGCTTCAACGTACAAGAACATTTAGGATGAGTAATTTTCTAACTTTGACGTCAAACATATGATGTGCCCATTGCTCCAGGGCActtttcactgacttcagcttCAGCTGAGGGCACAGAGTTCCTTAGCAAAAACACTTGGCATCCATAGCTTTGGGGCTAAGAATATGCACCttaggcagcaggagagcaggaaatGCTCCAGCTCCCACGAACGACGGGAGATTTAAACTCCTGCAACTTGTTCTGCAACCTCCTGCAATTACcagaatgtaaaagaaaatgaagcatagTTTATTCTCCCCCAAGGAAATGAAATGATTAACCTTCATTTAAGACAAAACAGATCCAAAGCGCTAGGGGAAAACCCAGAAGGTACGCACCGCAAACTA
Proteins encoded:
- the LOC119142960 gene encoding LOW QUALITY PROTEIN: thrombospondin type-1 domain-containing protein 1-like (The sequence of the model RefSeq protein was modified relative to this genomic sequence to represent the inferred CDS: inserted 2 bases in 1 codon); translation: MRRKEPSVLGEVEYLLLERPGHVAFSNDTVSVEYQYYSDGNVTAEHLSVLLLDASTNEIIARKQLPANQSHGRVEFECFHFKSAGDFLFRMVSPSNNSSAAQWSRRSMSALHVEWPVFHIDLNRSSEVLGSSIQVGIFTNEQLCAINETVVSLDVIFTSTXYEFRRVSSDDTLGIRTSKRILLSRSQWIEFDCPPVGQETYITVLLKSLETRSIISSIGPIDLLHKFGYRLVVAPETTCKTLVQVFIVSPPCTSISGKIVVYKEAVKHPSQRTTWLYENALHPGDNRTEFNCTLFDVGKNKYCFDLFNFSNRSHFPTRVKECMMIQRNMETWSPWQPWSPCSVTCGDGVRERSRECLTSSPAKPGCAGSPRETSLCSLEECLSIRPPTPPSVQPGEDQKANNIVTVTGISLCLFIIFATVLITLWRKLCRAQKCSTAVRRNSVHSPSFRKNSDEENICQGNKQRDSFAEGGDAPVNIPLTYRRSLQFAQEDDASGSENFQPNAQKIIPPIFSYRLAQQQLKEMKKKGLTETTKVYHVSQNPLTDTVVGATTMLPLSGENQEEAVANKFRIKSPFLDQPASQPKFLGESSHPRLDFPFSQANPAMSPTQTLVRRAHFKHQDNRGDLPERGCHRNPQFRRTASFHETKKARPFRERSMSTLTPRQTPLYNSRTRTWDQGLEDRTRPKSRNTNHTCEKLDQPHSTVLGCEPQGHGTKGHHRAGPPVKKLDLITDRQPAGQEKAADKPELSRSKRGPSPNPRGAWRKEAGSTGKDNSQRGPGVSPAQYRRDKCQSFPLDPEFAFYDNTTFGLTEAEQQMIDLPGYFGSNEEDETSTLSIEKLVI